In Fibrobacter sp., the following proteins share a genomic window:
- a CDS encoding DNA topoisomerase IV subunit A, producing the protein MAYLKPLFDLNFLEYASYVIKDRAIPHINDGLKPVQRRILHTLWEMDDGKFHKVANVVGQCMRYHPHGDASIGDALVTLANKDLFIEKQGNFGNIYTGDPASAVRYIECRLSQLAKDTLFNPEITEFIGSYDGRNKEPVTLPAKIPVLLALGAEGIAVGMATKILPHNLIEVLEAEIACLQDEQLLLFPDFPGGGYADVSEYNDGNGKVLVRAKLDTSDPKKIVIREIPFGSTTESVISSIEAASKKGKLKIAGISDFTAENVEIEVRLARGVHTSDTVDALYAFTECENSISVNLMVIKDGKPVQMSASDVIRKNAHQLVEILKAELKLEERQLKDKLHARTLEQIFIQNRIYKRIEEKTTAEAVIEAVLSGLEPFKDEIKREVTVEDVETLLKIPIRRISLYDINKAKKEMQAIKDRLKEIRESLAGIIDYSIGFLNKLIEKYQDQYPRRTELVSLKKVDARDAAQRNLKLRYDRDTGYLGYEVNGN; encoded by the coding sequence ATGGCATATTTAAAACCTCTTTTCGATCTTAATTTTCTGGAATACGCTTCCTATGTTATAAAGGACAGGGCTATTCCGCATATAAACGACGGTCTGAAGCCGGTTCAGCGCAGAATTCTGCACACATTGTGGGAAATGGATGACGGGAAGTTTCATAAGGTCGCCAATGTGGTAGGTCAGTGCATGCGTTATCATCCCCACGGAGATGCATCGATCGGGGATGCTCTTGTGACCCTGGCCAATAAGGACCTTTTTATCGAAAAACAGGGAAATTTCGGAAACATCTACACCGGAGATCCCGCATCCGCAGTACGATATATCGAGTGCCGTCTTTCTCAACTGGCAAAAGATACCCTTTTTAACCCGGAAATCACCGAATTTATTGGTTCCTATGATGGACGTAATAAAGAACCTGTGACTCTTCCTGCTAAGATCCCTGTTCTCCTGGCACTTGGTGCTGAAGGAATAGCTGTCGGAATGGCCACAAAGATTCTTCCTCATAATCTTATCGAGGTGCTCGAAGCCGAAATTGCGTGCCTTCAGGATGAACAGCTTCTTCTTTTCCCGGATTTCCCTGGCGGGGGGTATGCCGATGTTTCCGAGTACAATGACGGGAACGGAAAAGTCCTTGTCAGGGCCAAACTTGACACAAGTGATCCGAAAAAAATTGTGATCCGTGAAATTCCCTTTGGTTCCACAACAGAATCTGTCATCTCTTCTATCGAAGCGGCTTCAAAAAAAGGAAAACTGAAGATCGCAGGAATCAGTGATTTTACTGCAGAAAACGTGGAAATAGAAGTACGGCTCGCCAGAGGTGTGCACACCAGTGATACTGTGGATGCGCTGTATGCCTTTACAGAATGTGAGAATTCTATTTCTGTCAATCTCATGGTGATCAAAGACGGCAAGCCGGTACAGATGAGCGCCTCTGATGTAATCAGGAAAAATGCACACCAGCTCGTAGAGATTCTCAAGGCGGAACTCAAACTGGAAGAGCGGCAGCTCAAAGACAAACTCCACGCCCGGACACTCGAACAGATCTTTATTCAGAATCGAATCTACAAGCGAATCGAGGAGAAAACAACAGCCGAGGCCGTTATTGAAGCGGTTCTGAGCGGACTGGAACCGTTCAAAGATGAAATAAAACGGGAAGTCACAGTGGAGGATGTTGAAACCCTGCTCAAGATTCCTATTCGCCGTATCAGCCTCTATGACATAAATAAGGCAAAAAAAGAGATGCAGGCGATAAAGGACCGGCTCAAAGAGATCCGTGAATCACTTGCCGGCATCATCGACTATTCTATAGGATTTCTCAATAAACTGATAGAGAAATATCAGGATCAGTACCCGCGCAGGACAGAACTTGTTTCTCTCAAAAAGGTGGATGCCAGGGATGCTGCCCAGCGCAATCTGAAGCTGCGCTACGACCGCGACACAGGCTATCTGGGCTATGAGGTAAACGGTAAC